In Rhizobium sp. WSM4643, the following are encoded in one genomic region:
- a CDS encoding GFA family protein, translating into MKIRTGSCLCGAVAYRVEGEPLRTGLCHCADCRKSSGSAFTFFAVWPRQAFSHSGEIATFSGRSFCPVCGSRLFCLRDDEAEIRLGSLDSPPTDLAPGYEVWIKRRELWLHPLPGAGQFAEDAN; encoded by the coding sequence ATGAAGATCCGAACCGGAAGCTGCCTTTGCGGGGCGGTGGCCTACAGGGTGGAAGGCGAACCGCTTCGCACGGGCCTTTGCCACTGCGCCGATTGCCGCAAATCGAGTGGCTCCGCCTTCACCTTCTTCGCGGTCTGGCCGCGCCAGGCTTTCTCCCACAGCGGCGAGATCGCCACTTTCTCCGGCCGCAGCTTCTGCCCCGTCTGCGGCAGCAGGCTTTTCTGCCTTAGGGATGACGAGGCGGAAATCCGTCTGGGCTCGCTTGACAGCCCGCCGACGGATCTTGCGCCTGGCTATGAAGTCTGGATCAAGCGGCGCGAACTGTGGCTGCATCCCTTGCCCGGCGCGGGCCAATTTGCCGAGGATGCGAACTGA
- a CDS encoding ABC transporter ATP-binding protein yields the protein MSGLELRNIVKNFGAVEVIRDVSLEVNDGEFVAFVGPSGCGKSTLLRLIAGLDKPTGGSIAIDGKDVTAISAADRGLAMVFQSYALYPHMSVRENLAFGLENTKVAKAEIEARITDAARMLEIEPFLQRRPGQLSGGQRQRVAIGRAIVRRPDAFLLDEPLSNLDAELRVSMRAELAALHARLKATMIYVTHDQVEAMTLADRIVVLRSGKIEQVGTPLELYNRPANRFVAGFIGAPHMNFLEGAVVGHEDGLAEVETVGGHRLSVVAKEARPAGERVSIGIRPQHITLADAASASRLDTSVTLVEELGSETVVHADAGGKKLIAVFAGQQRMKSGDSLPLHLDPEVLHLFGEDGRRLS from the coding sequence ATGAGCGGGCTCGAGCTCAGGAACATCGTCAAGAATTTCGGCGCCGTCGAGGTCATTCGCGATGTCTCGCTTGAGGTCAACGACGGCGAGTTCGTCGCTTTCGTCGGCCCTTCCGGCTGCGGGAAATCGACGCTGCTGCGCCTGATAGCCGGCCTCGACAAGCCCACAGGCGGCAGCATCGCCATTGACGGCAAGGATGTTACCGCTATCAGCGCCGCCGATCGCGGCTTGGCCATGGTCTTCCAGTCCTATGCGCTCTATCCGCATATGAGCGTCAGGGAAAACCTCGCCTTCGGTCTCGAAAACACCAAGGTGGCGAAAGCCGAGATCGAAGCGCGTATTACCGACGCCGCGCGCATGCTGGAGATCGAGCCTTTCCTGCAGCGCCGCCCGGGCCAGCTCTCCGGCGGCCAGCGCCAGCGCGTCGCCATCGGCCGTGCCATCGTGCGGCGGCCGGATGCCTTCCTGCTCGACGAGCCGTTGTCCAATCTCGACGCCGAACTCAGGGTCAGCATGCGCGCTGAGCTGGCCGCCCTTCACGCCCGCCTGAAGGCGACGATGATCTACGTCACCCATGATCAGGTCGAGGCAATGACGCTGGCCGACCGCATCGTCGTGTTGAGAAGCGGCAAGATCGAGCAGGTAGGAACACCGCTGGAACTGTACAATAGGCCGGCCAACCGCTTCGTCGCCGGCTTCATCGGCGCGCCGCACATGAATTTCCTCGAAGGCGCGGTTGTCGGTCACGAGGACGGTTTGGCCGAGGTCGAAACCGTCGGCGGCCATCGACTTTCCGTCGTTGCCAAGGAGGCACGCCCGGCGGGCGAAAGGGTCAGCATCGGCATCCGCCCGCAGCATATCACCCTTGCCGATGCGGCCTCAGCAAGCAGGCTGGATACAAGCGTCACTCTTGTCGAGGAACTGGGCTCGGAGACCGTCGTCCATGCCGACGCAGGCGGGAAAAAGTTGATTGCGGTCTTTGCCGGCCAGCAGCGGATGAAATCGGGCGACAGCCTGCCGCTGCATCTCGACCCCGAGGTACTCCACCTCTTCGGCGAGGACGGCAGGCGTTTGTCCTAA
- a CDS encoding carbohydrate ABC transporter permease produces the protein MTAKTVSSEPPVKTGLQQALSASVRLVMGLIDIPMRAWQKLTGPNGMAGVFLAPNMLIFSVFVLLPLVINFIYSTTSGSAIFLPNRTYVGADQYRILFDCRSYLDPSTCAADTFWAAVRNTAVFVVFQVTAMLIAALATALILNRELSNRGFWRAVFFFPVLLSPVVVGLIWKWILQREGLLNYALSPFGFEPISWLSDRFWAFFFAVFVSVWAHMGFYALILLAGLQAIPRDLYEAAAMDKASPTRIFRRITLPLLMPNLIVVLVLALIRAVQIFDEVFVLTGGGPGTSTMYITQYIYETGFASSLRNPGLASAASILMGIVLVILTLVQLGVSSRNEKKGARQ, from the coding sequence ATGACGGCGAAGACGGTTTCTTCCGAACCACCGGTGAAAACCGGTCTACAGCAGGCACTCTCGGCGTCTGTCCGGCTTGTCATGGGGCTCATCGACATTCCCATGCGCGCCTGGCAGAAGCTGACGGGGCCGAATGGCATGGCGGGCGTCTTTTTGGCGCCCAACATGCTGATCTTTTCTGTTTTCGTGCTCTTGCCGCTGGTCATCAACTTCATCTATTCGACGACGAGCGGCAGCGCCATCTTCCTGCCGAACAGGACCTATGTCGGCGCCGACCAGTACCGCATTCTCTTCGATTGCCGTTCGTATCTCGATCCCTCGACCTGCGCGGCCGACACTTTCTGGGCGGCCGTGCGCAACACCGCCGTCTTCGTCGTTTTCCAGGTGACAGCGATGCTGATTGCGGCGCTCGCCACAGCTTTGATTCTCAACCGCGAGCTTTCCAATCGCGGCTTCTGGCGCGCCGTCTTCTTCTTCCCGGTGCTGCTGTCGCCCGTCGTCGTCGGCCTGATCTGGAAATGGATCCTGCAGCGCGAGGGCCTGTTGAACTATGCGTTGAGCCCCTTCGGCTTCGAACCCATCTCCTGGCTCAGCGATCGTTTCTGGGCCTTCTTCTTCGCCGTCTTCGTCTCGGTCTGGGCGCATATGGGTTTTTATGCGCTGATCCTGCTCGCCGGCCTGCAGGCAATTCCGCGGGACCTCTACGAAGCGGCGGCAATGGACAAGGCGAGCCCCACCCGCATCTTCCGGCGGATCACCCTGCCGCTGCTGATGCCGAACCTCATCGTCGTCCTGGTGCTGGCGCTGATCCGCGCCGTGCAGATCTTCGACGAGGTCTTCGTGTTGACCGGCGGCGGGCCGGGCACCAGCACCATGTACATCACCCAATATATCTACGAGACCGGCTTTGCGAGTTCGCTGCGCAATCCGGGACTGGCTTCTGCCGCCTCGATCCTGATGGGCATCGTGCTCGTCATCCTGACGCTGGTTCAGCTCGGCGTCAGTAGCCGCAACGAGAAGAAGGGAGCACGCCAATGA
- a CDS encoding ABC transporter substrate-binding protein, which yields MTRMKSIGAAFAAILLSSVAAHAGDVRIMWYSDGGEGEVIKDLLSRFSKANPDVNVILDEVSYNVVKEQLPVQLEAGQGPDIARVTNLKAPAQHWLDLRPYLTDAKYWDDNFGAQADWMRPDGSNAITGFMTQLTLTGGFANKTLFEQAGVEIPGPKATWDDWAAAAKKVADSQKVFAMAIDRSGHRVSGPNISYGANYIAADGKPAPLDQGAKDFLSRFVKWNEEGTINKDVWVSAAGSTYRSAAEDFINGGLAYLYSGSWQVSGFAQKIGDNFDWVVTGSPCGPVACSGMQGGAGLVAVKYTKNPKDVAKVMDYLASADVQKEFAERSLFIPAHKGVAAGQLDFKTDNPHVQAALKAFVESAGQTAAPAMKLPGWKWSDAYYSAIVARISQVIAGEMKLDDAYARIDEDIKAKVAGN from the coding sequence ATGACCAGAATGAAATCGATCGGCGCGGCTTTTGCTGCAATTCTCTTGAGTTCCGTTGCCGCCCATGCCGGCGACGTGCGCATCATGTGGTATTCCGACGGCGGCGAAGGCGAGGTGATCAAGGATCTGCTTTCGCGCTTCTCGAAGGCCAACCCCGACGTCAACGTCATCCTCGACGAGGTCTCCTACAATGTCGTCAAGGAACAGCTGCCGGTGCAGCTTGAAGCCGGGCAGGGGCCGGATATCGCCCGTGTCACCAACCTGAAGGCGCCGGCGCAGCACTGGCTCGATCTGCGCCCCTACCTCACCGACGCGAAATATTGGGACGATAATTTCGGCGCCCAAGCTGACTGGATGCGTCCCGATGGCTCAAATGCCATTACCGGCTTCATGACACAGCTGACGCTGACCGGGGGCTTCGCCAACAAGACACTGTTCGAGCAGGCCGGCGTCGAAATTCCCGGTCCGAAGGCCACCTGGGACGACTGGGCGGCAGCAGCCAAGAAGGTCGCCGACAGCCAGAAGGTCTTCGCCATGGCGATCGACCGCTCCGGCCACCGCGTCTCCGGCCCGAACATCTCCTACGGCGCCAACTACATCGCCGCCGACGGCAAGCCCGCGCCGCTCGATCAGGGCGCCAAGGACTTCCTCAGCCGCTTCGTCAAGTGGAACGAGGAGGGCACCATCAACAAGGACGTCTGGGTGAGTGCTGCCGGCTCAACCTACCGCTCTGCTGCCGAGGACTTCATCAACGGTGGCCTCGCCTATCTTTATTCCGGCAGCTGGCAGGTTTCGGGCTTCGCCCAGAAGATCGGCGATAATTTCGACTGGGTCGTGACGGGAAGCCCCTGCGGCCCGGTGGCATGCTCCGGCATGCAGGGTGGTGCGGGTCTGGTGGCCGTCAAGTACACGAAGAACCCGAAAGATGTCGCCAAGGTGATGGATTACCTGGCAAGCGCCGATGTGCAGAAGGAATTTGCCGAGCGCAGCCTGTTCATCCCGGCGCACAAAGGCGTCGCCGCCGGCCAGTTGGACTTCAAGACCGACAATCCGCATGTGCAGGCGGCGCTGAAGGCCTTCGTGGAATCTGCCGGCCAGACGGCGGCACCGGCCATGAAGCTGCCGGGCTGGAAGTGGTCGGATGCCTATTACAGCGCCATCGTCGCACGCATCAGCCAGGTGATCGCCGGTGAAATGAAGCTCGACGACGCCTATGCCCGCATCGACGAAGACATCAAGGCCAAGGTCGCCGGCAACTGA
- a CDS encoding carbohydrate ABC transporter permease, with product MSAVSAFLLRRRGRGWHWTDVVTWIWLVSGVFLMFGPAVWLVFSSFKTPAALAEFPPSFLPYVTEQAVVPGHDKPLPLYNVAMPDGSTRVLAEVRRIGIIGQMVDPKQPGEIVKVNIKDRTPVRQVEFAGGNYTEPFQRFDFFLFLRNSVFVTVMATAITLLVNSMAAFALSKYQFPGRTAVMLMILATLMVPLSVIVVPLYSVIGTLNLFDSLWGVILPTVATPTGVFLLRQYMLTIPDELLDAARMDKASEWQIYWRIILPLSAPALAVLAIFSVVWRWNDFLWPLIVLSRKELYTLQVGLNVYAGELNVQWHYILAMTVVSMIPVVLIFVFLQRFITTGIAGSGLK from the coding sequence ATGAGCGCTGTCTCTGCATTTCTGCTCCGCCGCCGCGGCCGAGGCTGGCATTGGACCGATGTCGTCACCTGGATCTGGCTGGTCTCAGGCGTCTTCCTGATGTTCGGGCCCGCCGTTTGGCTGGTCTTCTCTTCCTTCAAGACGCCGGCCGCCCTTGCCGAGTTCCCGCCGTCCTTCCTGCCCTACGTCACCGAACAGGCGGTGGTGCCGGGCCACGACAAGCCGTTGCCGCTCTACAATGTCGCAATGCCGGATGGCAGCACGCGTGTGCTCGCCGAAGTGCGCCGCATCGGCATCATCGGCCAGATGGTCGATCCGAAACAGCCGGGCGAAATCGTCAAGGTCAATATCAAGGACCGCACGCCGGTGCGACAGGTCGAATTCGCCGGCGGCAACTACACCGAACCTTTCCAGCGCTTCGATTTCTTCCTGTTCCTGCGCAACTCCGTCTTCGTCACCGTCATGGCGACGGCGATTACGCTGCTCGTCAATTCCATGGCCGCCTTCGCGCTGTCGAAATATCAGTTCCCCGGCCGCACCGCCGTCATGCTGATGATCCTGGCAACGCTGATGGTGCCACTCTCGGTCATCGTCGTACCGCTCTATTCCGTCATCGGCACGCTGAACCTCTTCGACAGCCTCTGGGGCGTCATCCTGCCGACAGTCGCCACCCCGACGGGCGTCTTCCTGCTCAGGCAATACATGCTGACCATCCCCGACGAATTGCTCGACGCTGCGCGCATGGACAAGGCCAGCGAATGGCAGATCTACTGGCGCATCATCCTGCCACTGTCCGCGCCGGCTCTCGCCGTGCTGGCGATCTTCTCCGTCGTCTGGCGCTGGAACGACTTCCTCTGGCCGCTGATCGTGCTCTCGCGCAAGGAACTCTATACGCTGCAGGTCGGCCTCAACGTCTATGCCGGCGAACTCAACGTCCAATGGCACTATATCCTCGCCATGACCGTCGTCTCGATGATCCCGGTCGTGCTGATCTTCGTCTTCCTGCAGCGCTTCATCACCACGGGCATTGCCGGCTCGGGGCTCAAATAG